A DNA window from Calliphora vicina chromosome 1, idCalVici1.1, whole genome shotgun sequence contains the following coding sequences:
- the Vps51 gene encoding vacuolar protein sorting-associated protein 51 homolog: MSNTVRNPYDMDSTTFDAENYLERLLKDCTLKQIMDTEAAVVKDTQTLHSDMQTLVYENYNKFISATDTIRKMKNDFKQMETDMNLLKDKMGTITTFSEQITGTLQGTRSQLCKLSEKHSLLKRLQFLSSLPAKLKSLIEEQNYVQAVQDYKHAQKVFEQYGHQPSFEGIRKDCDVIMQDLKQHLRQEFQRAGKTAQSLTEIGELLLQLDEKAPDMATEMLNCASKRLHEQIVMLQDQTERDMIEFVDMGIEGFLSDLTLVVTSYFDMFVAKHYDNERDDFQEHALKELNVFLNANIDKYLTLVQDRVESDVGFGDTQVMLRALDRLHRRLLAMRNICRGIEIQRNTVDIIISAAHQLCDAHSKNLKDHFSDSLSSVRLSLVSAKSDTSSGGSLNDLITNLYVSLVEKVKGVLQDLLVFLQTDWSFNIKSDYKGTLCVEGIRENLLIGFMRHISKVMSSFGDSSTSSPPNLLLVLSKTCLEMEQNGVHILISLADDLYEIDSENSATLTHETEICAEMRETAQSLLDTFVRLQGLNISQMLRKSVETRDWLNCLEPRTVRAVMKRVVEELSSIETVVASLYDCPSTVRTTASSDSSRKTHFSNLTNSKQQFRSNWSNYTPSQLESSYVSNIHRLFSERIDIFTSVEFSKVSIVTGIIKIGLKTLLECVRLRTFSKFGLQQIQVDTHYLQMNLWRFVKDENLINFLLDEILGSAVHRCLESTLMEPNAVEIICERG, translated from the exons ATGTCCAACACCGTGCGGAATCCATATGATATGGATAGCACCACATTCGATGCAGAGAATTATTTGGAAAGGCTTTTAAAG GATTGTACACTGAAGCAAATTATGGATACAGAGGCAGCTGTTGTAAAGGATACACAAACTCTACACTCCGACATGCAGACCTTagtatatgaaaattataataaatttatctcCGCAACCGACACCATAAGGAAAatgaaaaacgattttaaaCAAATGGAAACCGATATGAATTTGCTAAAGGATAAAATGGGTACTATAACAACATTTAGTGAACAAATAACGGGAACATTGCAAGGAACCCGTTCGCAATTATGTAAACTTTCTGAGAAACACTCTTTGCTTAAACGTTTGCAGTTCTTGTCGTCTTTACCGGCCAAATTGAAATCGTTGATAGAGGAACAAAATTATGTACAGGCTGTTCAAGACTATAAGCATGCCCAAAAAGTTTTCGAACAATATGGTCATCAGCCATCTTTTGAGGGTATACGCAAAGATTGTGACGTCATAATGCAAGATTTGAAGCAACACTTAAGACAAGAATTTCAAAGAGCAGGGAAGACAGCCCAATCTCTTACTGAAATAGGCGAATTATTATTGCAGTTAGATGAGAAGGCACCCGATATGGCGACAGAGATGTTAAACTGTGCCTCGAAGAGATTACATGAACAGATTGTTATGTTGCAGGATCAGACGGAACGCGATATGATCGAGTTTGTTGATATGGGTATTGAAGGATTTCTAAGTGACCTTACTTTGGTGGTGACCTCTTATTTTGATATGTTCGTGGCCAAACATTATGATAACGAAAGGGATGACTTCCAAGAACACGCACTTAAAGAGctaaatgtatttttgaatgcaaacattgataaatatttaactttggTACAAGATCGAGTTGAGTCAGATGTTGGATTTGGTGATACTCAGGTTATGCTAAGAGCTTTAGATCGTCTTCACCGTCGCTTACTGGCCATGAGGAATATATGCCGTGGCATAGAAATACAACGTAATACAGTCGACATAATCATCTCGGCTGCCCATCAGCTGTGCGATGCACATTCCAAAAATCTCAAGGACCACTTTTCCGATAGTCTTAGTTCCGTCAGACTTTCACTGGTTTCGGCCAAAAGTGACACCTCATCTGGCGGTAGCCTAAATGATTTGATAACGAATCTTTACGTTTCGTTGGTAGAAAAGGTCAAGGGTGTTTTACAGGATTTATTGGTATTCCTACAAACCGATTGGTCATTTAATATCAAATCGGATTACAAAGGTACTCTATGCGTAGAGGGTATACGAGAAAATCTACTCATTGGATTTATGCGTCACATTTCAAAAGTTATGAGTTCATTTGGTGATTCCTCGACATCGAGTCCGCCAAATTTACTTTTAGTTTTGTCGAAAACGTGTTTGGAAATGGAACAAAATGGCGTTCATATATTG ATATCCTTGGCCGATGATTTGTATGAAATTGATTCGGAGAACAGTGCCACATTAACTCATGAAACAGAAATATGTGCTGAAATGCGTGAGACTGCTCAAAGTCTACTCGATACCTTTGTTCGCCTACAAGGCTTGAATATATCACAAATGCTACGTAAAAGTGTAGAGACCCGTGATTGGCTAAATTGTTTAGAACCGCGAACAGTTAGGGCTGTTATGAAACGAGTAGTCGAAGAATTGTCCTCTATTGAAACGGTGGTTGCCAGCCTATACGATTGTCCTTCAACAGTTCGTACGACAGCCAGTAGTGATTCGAGTCGTAAAACTCATTTTAGTAACTTAACCAATTCCAAGCAACAGTTTCGTTCAAATTGGTCAAATTATACACCATCACAACTTGAGTCGTCGTATGTTTCCAACATCCATCGATTGTTTTCCGAGAgaattgatatttttacatcagTTGAGTTTTCTAAGGTTTCGATTGTTACGGGCATTATAAAAATTGGATTAAAG ACTTTATTGGAATGTGTTCGTTTGCGTACTTTTAGTAAATTTGGTTTGCAGCAAATACAAGTGGACACACATTATTTGCAAATGAATCTCTGGCGTTTTGTTAAAGATGAAAA tttgataaattttttgttggatGAAATTTTGGGATCTGCTGTGCATCGATGCTTGGAATCGACTTTAATGGAGCCAAATGCCGTTGAAATAATATGTGAACGCGgttag
- the Mms19 gene encoding MMS19 nucleotide excision repair protein, with product MVPLTEDSLEEAIKSDNSIKNAAEQISKDIQNKSYEIVNLCEKLNFALTSSNVEQRVQGTWLFSRVLANLPKDQLNAEQCEVLATFYAARLKDHHNVIPAIIEGIDALVHMKMFSGKGVVVILQSFFLNTTCQSQLRSDRYRLFTIFKYISETYVEDLKAMSGDFIYGIISSIDGERDPRNLDFIYNFMPDFIATYPLLHLNEEMFEIFACYFPIDFNPSKNDPDTITRENLSKKLTNCLVASPDFVEWCVALALEKLESELVVAKCDSLELLYQAALKFSCESMESHFEQIWTALKSEVFPGSDNKDVVALALRALRCILEQATAASKSTISHNYQTMILGTILTHLSDVKHRLFNPASLIALVCVSGDPIFASEKILNTFLLKLNETPASLDDEQFIRIFNIISQIFCIVAAKGENVFKAINSDVCAQLHVLVIQQLRLFETTTQEPLNQDLLKAAIVVLVESAPIINESNRALVYKVLMQLLTHDSIDLEQTQTLLERLLERVATVELQSNCIDACINNFANYSNFVKEKILANILPLVRQMAFTQRIMDLLFQLSFGDESISNDVRLLALKALNKLLQNEDERFIEDLQHNSELITKLVHLAQTNKTLECLVLAEISQSLSLIIQTLTLSEQYMVATEYLNSLNLQLTADLYIAKGLLGFLHKDISLDDHFERLMDDLTQLSLKSEDEHVREVAHHLMCSLVNKIDYTNSNRGTVKRIIASLKDAIRKENKKAVEALSWLAKGLVMRGSDDAGEIVEALAELLDHASLATAASLAFDIISAEYPQLHLPVVKYLFKQKFFHMILNKLGHKLETYCEHHLTAFIYVLKATPHAVLKMNLEKIAPIIFKCLESTNGHTLSISLKICENFIKQQDEYYRGHLNHLIPACLKLSKFNNTMQVRILALNLLYDITKYPTFVLLPYKMDVVLDLATALDDPKRLVRTAAVQARNSWYLVGAPNST from the exons ATGGTTCCTTTAACAGAAGATTCCCTAGAGGAAGCAATTAAAAGCgacaattctataaaaaatgctGCCGAACAAATATCAAAAG atatacaaaataaatcttatgaaattgtaaatttatgtgAGAAACTTAACTTTGCTTTGACCTCAAGCAATGTGGAACAACGTGTCCAGGGAACTTGGCTCTTTTCTCGTGTATTAGCCAATTTACCTAAGGATCAACTAAATGCCGAACAATGTGAAGTTTTAGCTACATTCTACGCTGCCCGCCTGAAAGATCATCATAATGTTATACCGGCTATTATAGAAGGCATTGATGCATTGGTTCATATGAAAATGTTTTCCGGAAAAGGTGTGGTGGTGATATTACAAAGTTTTTTCCTCAATACAACATGTCAATCCCAATTGAGAAGTGACCGTTACAGACTGTTCACAATCTTTAAGTACATATCAGAAACATATGTAGAAG ATCTAAAGGCAATGTCTGGTGACTTTATTTATGGTATCATAAGTTCTATTGATGGAGAACGAGATCCTAGAAATCTGGAtttcatttacaattttatgCCTGATTTTATAGCCACTTATCCATTGTTGCATTTAAACGAagaaatgtttgaaatatttgCTTGCTACTTTCCCATTGACTTTAATCCATCCAAAAATGATCCCGATACCATAACCAGGGAGAATTTAtcgaaaaaattaacaaattgccTGGTGGCCTCGCCTGATTTTGTAGAATGGTGTGTAGCGTTAGCTTTGGAAAAACTCGAAAGTGAACTGGTTGTTGCGAAATGTGATTCATTGGAATTATTG TATCAAGCAGCCTTGAAATTTTCCTGTGAAAGTATGGAAAGTCATTTTGAACAAATTTGGACAGCTCTCAAATCAGAAGTATTTCCTGGTAGTGACAATAAGGATGTCGTTGCGCTAGCTTTACGCGCATTACGTTGTATTCTAGAGCAAGCAACTGCTGCATCAAAATCAACTATTTCACATAATTATCAAACAATGATATTGGGCACAATACTAACACATCTAAGTGACGTAAAACATCGTCTATTTAATCCGGCTTCATTAATTGCTTTGGTTTGTGTGTCTGGTGATCCCATATTCGCTAGCGAAAAAATACTTAATACATTCTTGTTGAAGTTAAATGAAACTCCTGCTTCTCTGGATGATGAACAATTCATACGAATCTTTAATATTATTTcgcaaatattttgtattgttgCTGCTAAAGGGGAAAACGTTTTTAAGGCGATTAACTCGGATGTTTGTGCACAATTACATGTTCTGGTCATCCAACAATTGAGATTATTTGAAACAACTACACAGGAACCTTTAAATCAAGATTTACTAAAAGCTGCCATAGTGGTTTTAGTAGAATCGGCACCTATAATCAATGAATCGAATCGAGCTCTTGTGTACAAAGTATTAATGCAATTGCTAACACATGACTCTATCGATTTGGAACAAACCCAAACTTTGTTAGAACGTTTGTTAGAACGGGTTGCAACCGTTGAATTGCAATCGAATTGTATTGATGCGTGCATAAATAACTTTGCAAACTATTCAAATTTTGTCAAGGAAAAAATACTTGCAAATATTTTACCCTTGGTAAGACAAATGGCTTTTACCCAACGCATTATGGATTTATTATTCCAACTATCATTTGGTGATGAATCTATTAGCAATGATGTACGCCTGTTGGCTTTAAAAGCTCTTAATAAATTGCTACAAAATGAAGATGAACGTTTCATTGAAGACCTGCAGCATAATAGTGAACTAATAACTAAACTTGTACATTTAGCACAAACCAATAAAACTCTAGAATGTTTGGTATTGGCTGAAATATCACAAAGTCTCAGTTTAATAATCCAAACATTAACACTTTCCGAACAATACATGGTGGCAACGGAATACCTAAATAGCTTGAATCTACAACTGACAGCTGATTTATATATTGCCAAAGGTTTGCTGGGATTCCTGCACAAAGACATCAGTTTGGATGATCATTTCGAACGTTTAATGGATGACCTTACCCAATTATCTTTAAAGTCTGAAGATGAACATGTTCGTGAAGTAGCACATCATTTAATGTGCAGTTTGGTTAATAAAATCGATTATACTAACAGCAATCGTGGCACTGTAAAGCGTATAATTGCCAGTCTAAAAGATGCCATTAGAAAAGAGAACAAAAAGGCTGTCGAAGCATTATCGTGGTTGGCCAAGGGTTTAGTTATGCGTGGCTCAGATGATGCTGGCGAAATTGTTGAAGCG CTGGCTGAACTTTTAGATCATGCTTCATTGGCTACAGCAGCCTCTTTGGCATTTGACATAATTTCTGCGGAATATCCACAATTGCATTTACcagttgttaaatatttgttcaaacaaaaattcttccatatgattttaaacaaattgggACATAAACTAGAAACATATTGTGAACACCATTTGACAGCCTTTATTTACGTTTTAAAGGCAACGCCACATGCGGTACTGAAAATGAACTTGGAAAAG aTTGCACCAATAATCTTTAAATGTTTGGAATCGACCAATGGCCATACTCTAAGTATTTCGctgaaaatatgtgaaaattttattaaacaacagGATGAATACTACCGGGGACACTTGAATCATTTAATACCAGCTTGTTTAAAGTTATCAAAATTCAACAACACTATG caAGTACGAATTTTGGCATTGAACTTATTGTATGATATTACGAAATATCCCACATTTGTTTTATTGCCCTACAAAATGGATGTCGTGCTGGACTTGGCAACAGCTTTGGATGATCCCAAACGTTTAGTACGCACAGCAGCTGTTCAAGCGCGCAACTCTTGGTATTTAGTGGGTGCTCCAAATTCAACATAA
- the rtp gene encoding MORN repeat-containing protein 4 homolog, translating into MEDYDEQGSVSNMARKEVSPSKVACKVGGWRYEDSTRYIGEWNQRGQKHGLGHLVFADGTRYDGQFFEGMSHGLGCMWFADGAKYEGEFMTGWFHGHGIFWRADGMKFEGEFRGGKIWGHGLVTFQDFSHGFPRNEGYFQDCRLLRKRRCPEVVQKAQKCALMARSQCEHPY; encoded by the exons ATGGAAGATTATGATGAACAag GAAGTGTATCTAATATGGCTCGCAAGGAGGTATCACCCTCTAAGGTGGCGTGCAAAGTAGGAGGATGGCGTTATGAAGATTCAACACGTTACATAGGCGAATGGAATCAACGAGGACAAAAACATGGTTTAGGTCATTTGGTATTTGCTGATGGCACCCGTTATGATGGACAATTTTTCGAGGGTATGAGTCATGGCTTGGGTTGTATGTGGTTTGCTGATGGTGCCAA ATACGAGGGAGAATTTATGACTGGCTGGTTTCATGGCCATGGCATATTCTGGCGAGCTGATGGCATGAAATTTGAAGGCGAATTCCGTGGTGGCAAAATATGGGGTCATGGTTTGGTAACATTTCAAGATTTTTCACATGGTTTCCCCCGAAATGAAGGCTATTTCCAAGACTGTCGTCTGCTGCGTAAACGTCGCTGTCCCGAAGTAGTACAAAAAGCCCAAAAATGTGCTCTAATGGCCAGATCTCAATGTGAACATCCTTATTAA